From a single Eleginops maclovinus isolate JMC-PN-2008 ecotype Puerto Natales chromosome 20, JC_Emac_rtc_rv5, whole genome shotgun sequence genomic region:
- the ptgis gene encoding prostacyclin synthase isoform X2, with amino-acid sequence MFVDTHCGKKNEPPLDKGFIPWLGHALEFGKDAAKFLARMKDRHGDIFTVRLIGKYVTVLLDPNSFDAITNDTDCLDFTRSRNQVIQRIFSLQLQSINPTAEREWMEQHFRGLSLSKLCGSMNSNLQKLLLSDQNGCSPSEWRQDGLFSLCYSLLFRAGYLTLFEKRDNTTEVYNEFRKFDDLLAKLARCSLKREESKTVTLSRERLWELLSPKCLRGESESNSWQQSYHHFLQENGIDAEMQKKALLLQLWTTQCNAGPAAFWLLGFLLTHPEAMEAVKSEIRGLTLQDTSLQRPPINLLEAHSTPVLDSVLSETLRLTAAVMIRREVVHDKVLQMANGQEYHLRRGDMVCLFPFLSPQMDPQIHQEPQVFKYDRFLNHREMKDTFYKNGKRLKYYTMPWGAGSNICVGKDFAVTAIKQFVILLLTHFDLEMCDPEDKMPPVNASRYGFGMLQPDGDLQVRHRLKRTQNES; translated from the exons ATGTTTGTTGACACTCACTGTGG aaagaaaaatgagcCCCCTCTGGACAAAGGTTTCATTCCATGGTTGGGCCATGCTCTTGAGTTTGGAAAAGATGCTGCAAAGTTTTTGGCCCGGATGAAAGACAGACATGGGGATATCTTTACA GTCCGTTTAATTGGCAAATACGTGACGGTGCTGTTGGACCCAAACTCTTTCGATGCCATAACGAATGACACAGACTGCTTGGACTTCACCCGCAGCAGAAACCAGGTCATTCAAAGGATCTTCAGTCTGCAGCTGCAGAGTATCAACCCTACAGCAGAGCGGGAATGGATGGAACA GCATTTTCGAGGTCTCAGTCTCTCCAAACTCTGCGGCTCAATGAACTCTAACCTCCAGAAGCTGCTGCTGAGCGATCAGAACGGCTGCAGTCCTTCAGAGTGGAGACAGGACGGACTCTTTAGCCTCTGTTACAGCCTTCTCTTCAG GGCGGGATACCTTACATTGtttgaaaagagagacaacacTACTGAAGTCTATAATGAGTTCCGCAAGTTTGACGATCTTCTTGCCAAACTGGCTCGCTGCTCACTCAAGCGAG AGGAGAGCAAAACAGTCACGTTGTCCCGTGAGCGACTGTGGGAGCTGCTGTCCCCCAAATGTCTCAGGGGAGAATCAGAGTCAAACTCCTGGCAGCAGAGCTACCATCACTTCCTGCAGGAGAATGGAATAGATgcagaaatgcagaaaaaagcaTTGCTCTTGCAGCTGTGGACCACACAG TGCAATGCTGGACCTGCTGCCTTTTGGCTCCTTGGCTTCCTGCTCACTCACCCTGAGGCCATGGAGGCAGTTAAATCAGAGATCAGAGGCCTTACTCTGCAGGACACTTCCCTGCAGCGTCCCCCCATCAACCTGCTGGAAGCACACAGCACACCTGTGCTTG ATAGCGTTCTGAGCGAGACACTACGGCTCACGGCTGCAGTGATGATCCGCAGAGAGGTGGTGCATGACAAAGTCCTGCAGATGGCCAATGGACAGGAGTACCACCTCAGACGTGGGGACATGGTTTGTCTGTTCCCCTTCCTCAGCCCTCAAATGGACCCACAGATACACCAAGAACCACAG GTTTTCAAGTACGATCGCTTCTTAAATCATCGGGAAATGAAGGATACATTctacaaaaatggaaaaagactGAAATACTACACCATGCCCTGGGGTGCAGGGAGCAACATCTGCGTTGGGAAAGATTTTGCTGTGACGGCCATTAAACA GTTTGTCATCTTGCTCTTGACTCATTTCGATCTGGAGATGTGTGACCCAGAGGACAAAATGCCACCAGTGAACGCAAGCCGCTACGGCTTTGGGATGCTCCAGCCGGACGGTGATCTGCAGGTCCGGCACAGACTAAAGAGGACACAAAATGAAAGTTAA
- the ptgis gene encoding prostacyclin synthase isoform X1, protein MLWTIFLLLNGVVILVLLFSTRTRKKNEPPLDKGFIPWLGHALEFGKDAAKFLARMKDRHGDIFTVRLIGKYVTVLLDPNSFDAITNDTDCLDFTRSRNQVIQRIFSLQLQSINPTAEREWMEQHFRGLSLSKLCGSMNSNLQKLLLSDQNGCSPSEWRQDGLFSLCYSLLFRAGYLTLFEKRDNTTEVYNEFRKFDDLLAKLARCSLKREESKTVTLSRERLWELLSPKCLRGESESNSWQQSYHHFLQENGIDAEMQKKALLLQLWTTQCNAGPAAFWLLGFLLTHPEAMEAVKSEIRGLTLQDTSLQRPPINLLEAHSTPVLDSVLSETLRLTAAVMIRREVVHDKVLQMANGQEYHLRRGDMVCLFPFLSPQMDPQIHQEPQVFKYDRFLNHREMKDTFYKNGKRLKYYTMPWGAGSNICVGKDFAVTAIKQFVILLLTHFDLEMCDPEDKMPPVNASRYGFGMLQPDGDLQVRHRLKRTQNES, encoded by the exons ATGTTATGGACAATATTCTTACTGCTGAATGGAGTTGTTATACTAGTGCTCCTTTTCTCAACTCGCACAAG aaagaaaaatgagcCCCCTCTGGACAAAGGTTTCATTCCATGGTTGGGCCATGCTCTTGAGTTTGGAAAAGATGCTGCAAAGTTTTTGGCCCGGATGAAAGACAGACATGGGGATATCTTTACA GTCCGTTTAATTGGCAAATACGTGACGGTGCTGTTGGACCCAAACTCTTTCGATGCCATAACGAATGACACAGACTGCTTGGACTTCACCCGCAGCAGAAACCAGGTCATTCAAAGGATCTTCAGTCTGCAGCTGCAGAGTATCAACCCTACAGCAGAGCGGGAATGGATGGAACA GCATTTTCGAGGTCTCAGTCTCTCCAAACTCTGCGGCTCAATGAACTCTAACCTCCAGAAGCTGCTGCTGAGCGATCAGAACGGCTGCAGTCCTTCAGAGTGGAGACAGGACGGACTCTTTAGCCTCTGTTACAGCCTTCTCTTCAG GGCGGGATACCTTACATTGtttgaaaagagagacaacacTACTGAAGTCTATAATGAGTTCCGCAAGTTTGACGATCTTCTTGCCAAACTGGCTCGCTGCTCACTCAAGCGAG AGGAGAGCAAAACAGTCACGTTGTCCCGTGAGCGACTGTGGGAGCTGCTGTCCCCCAAATGTCTCAGGGGAGAATCAGAGTCAAACTCCTGGCAGCAGAGCTACCATCACTTCCTGCAGGAGAATGGAATAGATgcagaaatgcagaaaaaagcaTTGCTCTTGCAGCTGTGGACCACACAG TGCAATGCTGGACCTGCTGCCTTTTGGCTCCTTGGCTTCCTGCTCACTCACCCTGAGGCCATGGAGGCAGTTAAATCAGAGATCAGAGGCCTTACTCTGCAGGACACTTCCCTGCAGCGTCCCCCCATCAACCTGCTGGAAGCACACAGCACACCTGTGCTTG ATAGCGTTCTGAGCGAGACACTACGGCTCACGGCTGCAGTGATGATCCGCAGAGAGGTGGTGCATGACAAAGTCCTGCAGATGGCCAATGGACAGGAGTACCACCTCAGACGTGGGGACATGGTTTGTCTGTTCCCCTTCCTCAGCCCTCAAATGGACCCACAGATACACCAAGAACCACAG GTTTTCAAGTACGATCGCTTCTTAAATCATCGGGAAATGAAGGATACATTctacaaaaatggaaaaagactGAAATACTACACCATGCCCTGGGGTGCAGGGAGCAACATCTGCGTTGGGAAAGATTTTGCTGTGACGGCCATTAAACA GTTTGTCATCTTGCTCTTGACTCATTTCGATCTGGAGATGTGTGACCCAGAGGACAAAATGCCACCAGTGAACGCAAGCCGCTACGGCTTTGGGATGCTCCAGCCGGACGGTGATCTGCAGGTCCGGCACAGACTAAAGAGGACACAAAATGAAAGTTAA